TTGATTTTTTGCCCTTCACTAATATGGCACTGAATCCCTTTCCCTTTAAGCGACACAGTATCTAATCCAAAATGATATAGTATCTCAATGTTTCTCGGTCCGATTAATCCGATTGCATGTTTAGTTGGAAAAACATTATTGATTTTCCCTGTGATAGGTGATACGACAGTGACAATTTTTTCATTTGGTACCATCGCAACCCCTTCTCCTAAAACCTTTTGTGAAAACATTGTATCCTTCACCTTATCAATAGGAATCAGTTCTCCTTGAATCGGTGCCACAAGTTCAATTTCTTTTTTTTGAGAGAAAAAACCTTTTAACATCTTTTTCACCTTTCTATAT
This sequence is a window from Vallitaleaceae bacterium 9-2. Protein-coding genes within it:
- a CDS encoding glucose PTS transporter subunit IIA, which encodes MLKGFFSQKKEIELVAPIQGELIPIDKVKDTMFSQKVLGEGVAMVPNEKIVTVVSPITGKINNVFPTKHAIGLIGPRNIEILYHFGLDTVSLKGKGIQCHISEGQKIKKGEKMLTIDLSEYEAAGIDVVNMLVFTNEVDVSEILEKLEYRKYQRGEAL